The following are encoded in a window of Cyprinus carpio isolate SPL01 chromosome B18, ASM1834038v1, whole genome shotgun sequence genomic DNA:
- the lrrc4.2 gene encoding leucine-rich repeat-containing protein 4.2 → MSLLWQVTVHRAWNAALLCAVYLMVRSWSVCAAPSGPLTCPGVCSCGNQFVKVVCTRRSLVRVPPGIPATTRHLNLMENSIETIEAGTFQHLRHLEVLQLGRNSIRQIEVGAFSGLNSLNTLELFDNRLTVIPSGAFEYLSKLRELWLRNNPIESIPSYAFNRVPSLMRLDLGESKKLEYISEGAFEGLYNLKYLNLGMCNLREMPVLTPLVGLEELEMSENYFPEIKPGSFRGLKSLKKLWIMNSRITTIERNAFDDVTALVELNLAHNNLSSLPHDLFAPLSYLVELHLHHNPWQCNCDVVWLAWWLREYIPTNSTCCGRCHTPAYLRGRYLVEVDQSTFQCSAPVILDAPRDLNISAERVAELKCRTAPMSSVRWLLPNGTVLTHGSNHPRISVLNDGTLNFSNVLPADTGVYTCMVTNMAGNSNASAYLNVTAAELNTSNLSYFTTVTVEEVEPTSQEVIKPKTVTASPSVFQPVFISTPTVLLQTPRQVSVPTVRGTTSPPASLDEVMKTTKIIIGCFVAVTLLAAVMLIAFYKLRKRHQQRSTVAAVSTIEAIQLNVNDPTTHAGTSIPGESGMMLPSLRDHNSTYKLSFSSYRPAHSAPWEGNNISNPQLHSRPTTINKTHTKEKVQETQI, encoded by the coding sequence ATGAGTCTCTTGTGGCAGGTAACTGTGCACCGTGCCTGGAACGCAGCCCTGCTCTGTGCAGTCTACCTCATGGTGCGATCGTGGAGTGTGTGCGCCGCCCCCTCCGGACCACTGACCTGCCCTGGTGTTTGCTCCTGTGGTAACCAGTTTGTTAAGGTGGTGTGCACCAGGCGCAGCCTGGTTCGAGTGCCCCCAGGCATTCCTGCCACCACACGACATTTAAACCTGATGGAGAACAGCATAGAGACAATTGAAGCTGGCACCTTTCAACACCTCCGTCACCTGGAGGTGCTACAACTGGGTAGGAACTCTATTCGGCAGATAGAGGTGGGGGCCTTCAGTGGCCTCAACAGCCTCAACACACTGGAGCTGTTCGACAACCGATTGACAGTGATCCCAAGTGGCGCTTTTGAGTACTTGTCTAAACTGCGGGAATTATGGCTCAGGAACAACCCTATCGAAAGCATACCTTCCTACGCATTCAACCGCGTTCCTTCTCTAATGCGTCTGGATCTGGGAGAGTCAAAGAAGCTGGAGTATATTTCTGAGGGAGCTTTTGAGGGATTATACAACTTGAAATACTTAAACCTTGGAATGTGTAACCTGCGGGAGATGCCAGTCCTGACCCCTTTGGTAGGGCTGGAGGAGCTAGAGATGTCCGAGAACTACTTCCCAGAGATAAAACCTGGGTCCTTCAGGGGTTTGAAATCCCTGAAAAAGCTGTGGATTATGAACTCTCGGATCACCACCATAGAGAGAAATGCATTCGATGATGTCACAGCCTTGGTTGAGCTCAACCTGGCTCATAATAACCTTAGCTCTTTGCCCCATGACCTTTTCGCACCCTTGAGTTACCTGGTGGAACTCCATTTGCACCACAACCCCTGGCAGTGTAACTGTGATGTCGTGTGGCTGGCCTGGTGGCTGAGGGAGTACATTCCCACTAATTCCACCTGTTGTGGACGCTGCCACACCCCTGCTTACCTGCGTGGACGCTACCTGGTGGAGGTAGACCAGAGCACTTTCCAGTGCTCAGCACCTGTCATCCTGGATGCCCCAAGGGACCTTAACATCTCTGCTGAACGTGTAGCTGAGCTGAAATGTCGCACAGCCCCCATGTCGTCAGTTAGGTGGCTCCTGCCTAATGGAACAGTTTTGACCCATGGCTCTAATCACCCACGGATATCAGTACTTAACGACGGGACGCTAAACTTCTCCAACGTGCTGCCAGCAGATACAGGTGTGTACACCTGCATGGTCACCAACATGGCTGGCAACTCCAATGCATCAGCCTACCTGAATGTGACTGCAGCGGAGCTCAACACTTCTAACCTGAGTTACTTCACCACGGTGACAGTGGAGGAAGTGGAGCCCACCTCACAGGAAGTGATCAAGCCAAAGACGGTAACCGCCTCCCCCTCCGTCTTTCAGCCTGTTTTTATCTCTACGCCAACCGTTTTACTTCAGACGCCTCGACAGGTCTCGGTGCCGACTGTACGCGGAACAACAAGCCCACCTGCCAGTCTTGACGAGGTCATGAAGACAACCAAGATCATCATTGGCTGCTTTGTGGCAGTCACCCTGCTTGCTGCCGTTATGCTCATAGCTTTCTACAAGCTGCGTAAACGGCACCAGCAAAGGAGCACGGTGGCAGCTGTTAGTACTATAGAGGCCATTCAGCTCAATGTGAATGATCCTACCACCCATGCAGGGACAAGTATACCAGGTGAAAGTGGAATGATGTTACCTAGCCTGAGAGATCACAACAGCACCTACAAACTCAGCTTCAGCTCCTACAGACCAGCACACTCTGCTCCCTGGGAAGGAAACAACATCAGTAACCCCCAGCTCCATTCCCGCCCCACAACCATCAACAAAACTCACACAAAGGAGAAGGTACAGGAAACACAGATATAA